A section of the Ranitomeya imitator isolate aRanImi1 chromosome 7, aRanImi1.pri, whole genome shotgun sequence genome encodes:
- the PLK1 gene encoding serine/threonine-protein kinase PLK1 codes for MAQVDGKAAAAQQAAAKPPGASSVKEIPEILVDPRTRRRYLRGRFLGKGGFAKCYEITDLGNREVYAGKIVPKTMLLKPHQRDKMTMEIAIQRSLAHRHVVGFHGFFEDNDFVYVVLELCRRRSLLELHKRRKAVTEPEARYYLRQTIQGCQYLHGSKVIHRDLKLGNLFLNDDMEVKIGDFGLATKVEFDGERKKTLCGTPNYIAPEVLGKKGHSFEVDIWSLGCIMYTLLVGKPPFETSCLKETYLRIKKNEYSIPKHINPVAAALIQKMLRSDPNTRPTIDELLTDEFFTSGHIPNRLPTTCLTVAPRFSIAPSTIDPSFRKPLTAINKGQDSPMVEKPAPTKDEEMVPSEFAEPADCYLSDMMQQLISVNAAKPSEKALVRQEEAEDPACNPIFWVSKWVDYSDKYGLGYQLCDNSVGVLFNDSTRLIMYNDADSLQYIERNNSESYLNVRSYPSTLTKKITLLKYFRNYMSEHLLKAGASITPREGDELARLPFLRTWFRTRSAIILHLSNGTVQINFFQDHTKLILCPLMAAVSYIDEKRESHTYKLSLIEEFGCCKELASRLRYARTMVEKLQNTKSGAAVHVKAPA; via the exons ATGGCTCAGGTAGACGGCAAGGCGGCGGCGGCACAGCAGGCGGCAGCGAAGCCCCCGGGGGCGTCCTCGGTGAAGGAGATCCCCGAGATCCTGGTGGATCCCCGCACCCGGCGCCGCTACCTCCGCGGCCGCTTCCTCGGGAAGGGAGGCTTCGCCAAGTGCTATGAGATCACGGACCTGGGGAACCGGGAGGTTTACGCCGGGAAGATCGTGCCCAAGACCATGCTGCTGAAGCCGCACCAGCGGGACAAGATGACCATGGAGATCGCCATCCAGCGCAGCCTGGCGCACCGGCATGTGGTCGGCTTCCACGGCTTCTTCGAGGACAACGACTTCGTCTACGTGGTGCTGGAGCTCTGCAGGCGGAGG TCCTTACTGGAATTGCACAAGAGGAGGAAAGCGGTGACGGAGCCGGAGGCGCGCTACTACCTGCGGCAGACGATCCAGGGCTGTCAGTATCTGCACGGCAGTAAGGTTATCCACAGAGACCTGAAGCTCGGGAATCTCTTTCTGAACGACGATATGGAGGTCAAAATAG GTGACTTCGGATTGGCGACCAAAGTGGAATTTGATGGCGAGCGAAAGAAAACCCTTTGCGGGACCCCCAATTACATTGCACCAGAGGTTTTGGGCAAGAAAGGGCACAGTTTTGAAGTGGACATCTGGTCCTTAGGATGCATCAT GTACACGCTGCTGGTTGGTAAACCTCCCTTTGAAACGTCGTGCCTAAAGGAAACTTACTTGAGGATTAAAAAGAATGAATATTCTATTCCAAAG cacattaacccagtCGCTGCTGCCCTCATCCAGAAAATGCTCCGCTCGGACCCAAACACCAGACCCACAATAGACGAGTTGCTGACCGATGAGTTCTTCACCAGCGGTCACATTCCCAACCGCCTGCCCACCACCTGTTTGACTGTAGCCCCTCGGTTCTCCATAGCACCTAGTACCATCGACCCAAGCTTCAGGAAACCACTTACTGCTATAAATAAGG GCCAGGACTCTCCCATGGTAGAGAAACCTGCACCTACCAAGGATGAGGAGATGGTGCCTTCGGAGTTTGCGGAGCCCGCTGACTGCTACCTGTCTGATATGATGCAGCAGCTCATCAGCGTCAATGCTGCCAAACCATCAGAAAAGGCTCTGGTTCGTCAAG aggaagcggaggatccagcttGCAATCCCATCTTCTGGGTCAGTAAATGGGTGGATTACTCTGACAAGTATGGCTTGG GTTACCAGCTCTGTGATAACAGTGTTGGGGTCCTCTTCAATGACTCCACCCGGCTGATAATGTACAATGATGCCGACAGCTTACAGTACATAGAAAGGAATAATTCCGAGTCTTACCTGAATGTGCGCTCCTACCCGTCCACCCTAACCAAGAAG ATCACACTACTGAAATACTTCCGAAACTACATGAGCGAGCATCTTCTTAAAGCTGGTGCCAGCATCACCCCCCGAGAGGGAGATGAGCTCGCTCGCCTTCCCTTCTTGAGAACGTGGTTCCGGACAAGAAGCGCCATTATCCTTCACCTGAGTAACGGGACAGTCCAGATCAACTTCTTCCAG GACCACACGAAGCTCATCTTGTGCCCCCTCATGGCTGCTGTCTCCTACATTGATGAGAAGCGGGAGTCCCACACATACAAGCTGAGCCTGATAGAAGAATTCGGCTGCTGCAAAGAACTGGCGAGCCGGCTGCGTTATGCCCGCACCATGGTGGAGAAACTGCAGAACACGAAGTCCGGAGCCGCCGTACATGTCAAAGCCCCGGCATAG